The Echeneis naucrates chromosome 8, fEcheNa1.1, whole genome shotgun sequence genome has a window encoding:
- the hsd17b14 gene encoding L-fucose dehydrogenase produces the protein MSLRYLNKVVLVTGGSKGIGRGIVKVFVENGANVVFCARGSAAGEALEAELNKAGPGACTFISCDISREDDIKRLIDVTVERHGHIDCLVNNAGWHPPHKPTDDTTADEFRDLLNLNLISYFLASKFALPYLRQRQGNIINVSSLVGSIGQKDAAPYVATKGAIISMTKAMAVDESRYKVRVNCISPGNVMTPLWEELAGQSPDAAVAIKTGENAQLMGRMGSEAECGLAALYLAADATFCTGIDLLLSGGAELNYGCKSQIPS, from the exons ATGTCGCTGCGTTATCTCAACAAGGTGGTTCTGGTCACCGGAGGGTCCAAAGGGATCGGCCGGGGGATCGTTAAAGTCTTCG tggaaAATGGAGCAAACGTGGTGTTTTGTGCCAGAGGAA GTGCAGCAGGTGAGGCTCTGGAGGCGGAGCTAAACAAAGCAGGTCCAGGTGCCTGCACcttcatcagctgtgacatCTCCAGAGAAGATGACATCAAG agaCTGATTGATGTCACAGTGGAGCGCCACGGACACATCGACTGCCTGGTCAACAATGCTGGGTGGC ACCCACCTCACAAACCCACTGATGACACGACAGCAGACGAGTTCAGAGACCTGCTCAATCTGAACCTCATCAGCTACTTCTTGGCCTCTAAA TTTGCTTTGCCGTACCTGCGTCAGCGTCAGGGCAACATCATAAATGTTTCCAGCCTGGTCGGAAGCATCGGGCAAAAAGATGCTGCTCCATACGTGGCCACCAAG GGGGCGATCATTTCCATGACAAAGGCGATGGCCGTGGACGAGAGTCGATATAAAGTGAGAGTGAACTG CATCTCTCCAGGTAACGTCATGACGCCTCTGTGGGAAGAGTTAGCAGGACAGAGTCCCGACGCTGCGGTGGCCATTAAAACTGGAGAAAATGCTCAG CTGATGGGTCGAATGGGCAGCGAGGCCGAGTGCGGCCTGGCCGCCCTTTACCTCGCCGCCGACGCCACTTTCTGCACCGGGATAGACCTGCTGCTGAGCGGAGGAGCTGAACTCAACTATGGCTGCAAGAGTCAGATCCCATCATGA
- the kcna7 gene encoding potassium voltage-gated channel subfamily A member 7 yields MNNQDKGGGKTREAGEEDKQMKDKNNKLEKESSEKEPSREARRENRRGHWRSGWALTERLAINVSGMRYETQLRTLAQFPDSLLGDPQRRLRYFDPMRNELFLDRSRVCFDAILYFYQSGGRLRRPTNVPLDIFMEELHFYELGEEIIDRFKEDEGFPKEEERPLPNNELKRRLWMLFEYPESSSAARIIAIISVMVIVVSILIFCLETLPEFRNEKELREQFTIIPHPTIANETILIPPGFTPFQDPFFIVESICICWFSFELIVRFTCCPSKMHFFKDVMNTIDFFAIIPYFVTIGTELAKDKDTQPSMSLALIRVIRLVRVFRIFKLSRHSKGLQILGQTLKASLRELALLIFFLFIGVILFSSAVYFAEVDRPDTAFTSIPEAFWWAVVSMTTVGYGDMYPETVGGKLVGSMCAIAGVLTISLPVPVIVSNFSYFYHREMECEDNTEYHHISTSLWEKDREDENEEDDEGGLDEGPEHMGDYAPLYGQSSRGICPQLNGGLLAGFCPGQVDHNQSGIKFYLQEPLVTQV; encoded by the exons ATGAATAATCAAGAcaaaggaggagggaaaaccAGAGAGGCTGGAGAAGAAGACAAGCAGATGAAAGACAAGAACAAcaagctggagaaagagagcagtGAGAAGGAGCCGAGCAGGGAGGCCCGGAGGGAAAACCGCCGCGGTCACTGGAGGAGCGGCTGGGCTCTGACTGAGCGCCTGGCCATCAACGTGTCAGGGATGCGTTATGAGACCCAGCTCCGGACCCTCGCCCAGTTCCCTGACTCCCTGCTGGGGGACCCCCAACGTCGACTTCGCTACTTCGACCCCATGAGGAACGAACTCTTCCTGGACAGGAGCCGCGTCTGTTTCGACGCCATCCTGTATTTCTACCAATCGGGTGGGAGGCTGCGGCGGCCCACCAACGTCCCCTTGGACATATTTATGGAGGAGCTGCACTTCTACGAGCTCGGAGAGGAGATCATCGACCGCTTTAAAGAGGACGAAGGCTTCcccaaggaggaggagaggcccTTACCTAACAATGAGCTGAAGCGTCGCCTCTGGATGCTGTTCGAGTATCCGGAGTCCTCCAGCGCGGCTCGCATCATCGCCATCATCAGCGTCATGGTCATCGTGGTCTCCATCCTCATCTTCTGCTTGGAGACGCTGCCCGAGTTCAGGAATGAGAAGGAGCTGAGGGAG CAATTCACCATCATACCTCACCCCACCATCGCAAACGAAACCATCTTGATCCCACCTGGCTTCACTCCGTTCCAGGATCCTTTCTTCATCGTGGAGTCGATTTGTATCTGCTGGTTTTCATTCGAGCTCATTGTGCGCTTCACCTGCTGTCCCAGCAAGATGCACTTCTTCAAAGACGTCATGAACACCATCGACTTCTTCGCCATCATTCCCTATTTCGTCACTATTGGCACGGAGCTGGCCAAAGACAAAGACACGCAGCCCTCCATGTCCCTGGCCCTCATCAGGGTCATCAGGCTGGTGAGGGTCTTCAGGATCTTTAAGCTCTCTCGACACTCGAAGGGTCTCCAGATCCTGGGCCAGACCCTGAAGGCCAGCCTCAGAGAGCTGGCCCtgctcatcttcttcctcttcatcggTGTCATACTATTCTCCAGTGCTGTCTACTTTGCTGAGGTCGACAGACCTGACACGGCGTTCACCAGCATCCCTGAGGCGTTCTGGTGGGCGGTGGTGTCCATGACGACGGTGGGCTACGGGGACATGTACCCAGAGACGGTTGGGGGGAAACTGGTGGGGTCCATGTGCGCCATCGCAGGCGTGCTCACCATCTCTCTGCCGGTGCCCGTCATCGTCTCCAACTTCAGCTACTTCTACCACAGAGAGATGGAGTGCGAGGACAACACGGAGTACCACCACATCTCCACGTCCCTCTgggaaaaggacagagaggacgaGAACGAGGAGGACGATGAGGGCGGATTGGACGAGGGGCCCGAACACATGGGAGATTATGCGCCCCTGTACGGGCAGAGCAGCAGGGGTATCTGCCCTCAGCTCAATGGGGGCCTTCTGGCAGGATTTTGTCCTGGACAGGTGGATCACAATCAGTCAGGAATAAAGTTCTACCTCCAAGAACCTCTGGTCACTCAGGTCTGA